From Pantoea sp. Ep11b, the proteins below share one genomic window:
- the aceE gene encoding pyruvate dehydrogenase (acetyl-transferring), homodimeric type, which translates to MSERLHNDVDPIETRDWLQAIESVIREEGVERAQYLIDQVLGAARKGGVNVAAGSSAISNYINSIAVEDEPDYPGNTSLERRIRSAIRWNAIMSVLRASKKDLELGGHMSSFQSSATIYEVCFNHFFRARSDKDGGDLVYFQGHISPGIYARAFLEGRLTEEQMNNFRQEVDGKGLSSYPHPKLMPEFWQFPTVSMGLGPLSAIYQAKFLKYLEHRGLKDTSAQTVYAFLGDGEMDEPESKGAITIATREKLDNLVFIINCNLQRLDGPVTGNGKIINELEGIFAGAGWEVIKVIWGGRWDELLRKDTSGKLIQLMNETVDGDYQTFKSRDGAYVREHFFGKYPETAALVKDMSDDEIWSLNRGGHDPKKIYAALKKAQDTKGKPVLILAHTIKGYGMGDTAEGKNIAHQVKKMNMDGVRYIRDRFNVPVADDKIESLPYVTFEKGSEEHTYLHAQREKLGGYLPTRQPKFTEKLEMPALEEFSALLEEQNKEISTTIAFVRALNVMLKNKSIKDRLVPILADEARTFGMEGLFRQIGIYSPNGQQYTPQDREQVAYYKEDEKGQILQEGINELGAGSSWLAAATSYSTNNLPMIPFYIYYSMFGFQRIGDLMWLAGDQQARGFLVGGTSGRTTLNGEGLQHEDGHSHIQSLTIPNCISYDPSYAYEVAVIMHDGLVRMYGEAQENIYYYITTLNENYHMPAMPQGAEEGIRKGIYKLETVEGSKGKVQLLGSGSILRHVREAAQILAKDYGIGSDVYSVTSFTELARDGQDCERWNMLHPTEEARVPYIAQVMNDAPAVASTDYMKLFAEQVRSYVPSSDYRVLGTDGFGRSDSRENLRHHFEVDASYVVVAALGELAKRGEIEKKVVADAITKFNIDADKVNPRLA; encoded by the coding sequence ATGTCAGAACGTTTACACAATGACGTGGATCCGATCGAAACTCGTGACTGGCTACAGGCGATCGAATCGGTCATCCGTGAAGAAGGTGTTGAACGTGCACAGTATCTGATCGATCAGGTACTGGGTGCAGCCCGCAAAGGCGGCGTCAATGTGGCTGCAGGTTCGTCTGCAATCAGCAACTACATCAACTCTATTGCCGTTGAAGATGAACCCGACTATCCGGGCAACACCTCTCTTGAACGTCGTATCCGTTCCGCAATCCGCTGGAACGCCATCATGTCGGTGCTGCGCGCATCCAAAAAAGATCTGGAACTGGGTGGCCATATGTCCTCCTTCCAGTCTTCTGCCACGATTTATGAAGTGTGCTTTAACCACTTCTTCCGTGCGCGCAGTGACAAGGATGGCGGCGATCTGGTCTATTTCCAGGGCCACATCTCTCCGGGCATCTATGCCCGTGCGTTCCTCGAAGGTCGCCTGACCGAAGAGCAGATGAATAACTTCCGTCAGGAAGTGGATGGCAAAGGCCTCTCTTCTTATCCGCATCCGAAACTGATGCCGGAATTCTGGCAGTTCCCGACCGTTTCTATGGGTCTGGGTCCGCTGTCAGCGATCTACCAGGCGAAGTTCCTGAAATATCTGGAACACCGTGGTCTGAAAGACACCTCGGCCCAGACCGTTTACGCCTTCCTGGGTGACGGCGAGATGGATGAGCCGGAATCAAAAGGTGCGATCACCATCGCGACCCGTGAAAAACTGGACAACCTGGTCTTCATCATCAACTGCAACCTGCAGCGTCTGGATGGCCCGGTCACCGGTAATGGCAAGATCATCAACGAGCTGGAAGGTATCTTTGCCGGTGCTGGCTGGGAAGTGATCAAGGTCATCTGGGGCGGTCGCTGGGATGAGCTGCTGCGCAAAGATACCAGCGGCAAGCTGATTCAGCTGATGAACGAAACCGTCGACGGTGACTACCAGACCTTTAAATCCCGTGATGGTGCCTATGTGCGTGAGCACTTCTTCGGTAAATATCCGGAAACCGCGGCGCTGGTTAAAGATATGTCCGACGATGAGATCTGGTCACTGAACCGTGGCGGTCACGATCCGAAGAAAATCTACGCGGCGCTGAAAAAAGCGCAGGACACCAAAGGCAAGCCCGTCCTGATCCTGGCGCATACCATCAAAGGCTATGGTATGGGCGACACCGCGGAAGGCAAAAACATTGCCCACCAGGTGAAGAAAATGAACATGGATGGCGTGCGCTATATCCGTGATCGTTTCAACGTGCCGGTTGCTGATGACAAAATCGAATCACTGCCATATGTGACCTTCGAAAAAGGCTCAGAAGAGCACACTTACCTGCATGCGCAGCGCGAGAAGTTAGGCGGTTACCTGCCAACGCGTCAGCCGAAGTTCACTGAAAAGCTGGAAATGCCGGCGCTGGAAGAGTTCAGCGCGCTGCTGGAAGAGCAGAACAAAGAGATCTCCACCACCATCGCCTTCGTGCGTGCCCTGAACGTGATGCTGAAGAACAAGTCGATCAAAGATCGTCTGGTTCCGATCCTCGCCGACGAAGCGCGTACCTTTGGTATGGAAGGTCTGTTCCGCCAGATCGGTATCTACAGCCCGAACGGCCAGCAGTATACGCCGCAGGACCGTGAGCAGGTTGCGTACTACAAAGAAGATGAGAAAGGCCAGATTCTGCAGGAAGGGATCAACGAGCTGGGCGCAGGTTCATCCTGGCTGGCGGCGGCGACCTCTTACAGCACCAACAACCTGCCGATGATCCCGTTCTACATCTACTACTCCATGTTCGGCTTCCAGCGTATCGGCGATCTGATGTGGCTGGCAGGCGATCAGCAGGCGCGCGGCTTCCTGGTCGGCGGCACCTCGGGTCGTACGACTCTGAACGGCGAAGGTCTGCAGCATGAAGATGGTCACAGCCACATTCAGTCGCTGACGATCCCGAACTGTATCTCTTACGATCCTTCTTACGCCTATGAAGTCGCTGTCATCATGCACGACGGTCTGGTGCGTATGTATGGCGAAGCGCAGGAGAACATTTACTACTACATCACCACGCTGAACGAAAACTACCACATGCCAGCCATGCCGCAGGGCGCGGAAGAGGGTATCCGTAAGGGTATCTACAAACTGGAAACGGTAGAGGGCAGCAAGGGCAAAGTGCAGCTGCTGGGCTCAGGTTCTATCCTGCGTCATGTGCGTGAAGCGGCGCAGATCCTGGCGAAAGATTACGGTATCGGCTCCGATGTCTACAGCGTGACCTCGTTCACCGAACTGGCGCGTGATGGCCAGGATTGTGAGCGTTGGAACATGCTGCATCCGACAGAAGAAGCGCGCGTGCCTTACATCGCTCAGGTGATGAACGACGCGCCAGCAGTCGCCTCAACCGACTACATGAAACTGTTCGCTGAGCAGGTTCGTAGCTATGTCCCTTCCAGCGATTATCGCGTACTGGGTACAGATGGTTTTGGTCGCTCTGACAGCCGTGAGAATCTGCGTCATCACTTTGAAGTTGATGCATCTTATGTGGTGGTTGCCGCGCTGGGTGAGCTGGCTAAACGCGGCGAGATCGAGAAGAAAGTGGTGGCCGATGCGATCACCAAATTCAATATCGATGCCGATAAAGTTAACCCGCGTCTGGCTTAA